The segment CTTCCGGCACGGTGGCCGTGGCCAATGAGCAGATCACCGGAGGCGAGTTTACCATCAACATCAAATCTCTGACTTTGGAGGAACAGGGCGAAATGTTCGAGACTAAGTTAAAGCCCCACCTTCTGAGCGGCGATTTCTTTGACGCGGAGAAATTCGGGACGGCCAAGTTTGAGATTACGAAGGTAGAGCCCTACCAATCTGACGGGAAAGACACCTCCCTGGTAGCAGGCGCCAACTTCAGCGTGAGCGGAAACTTCACTCTGAAAGGTGTGACCAAAAACATTACCTTCCCGGCCCGTATTGAGTTAGATGACAACGCGTTGGAAGCCGAAGCTAACTTCAACATTGACCGCCGCCAGTGGCAGATGAACTACGGCAACGACAAAACTCTAGGCGATAAATTTATTTCGGAGACCGTGAACATTGAACTAGACCTGGAAGCGAAAAGACAAGGCGGCGCAGCCACTGCCTCCGCTCAATAAACCTACCTCCCTATAAAGCAAAGAGCCCGAAGACTCACGTTTTCGGGCTCTTTTTGTATAAACAGGCTTAATGGAAAGCTACAATAAGACAGAATGATTGTCCATTCTTTTACTCTGTCATCTTGGAAGGACCTTGGTGGCGAACGGCAATAGCGCTAAACGAATGACTTTCTAGCTCTCTCCCAAGATCGTTTCAGAATGACAAAATGTGTGATGGTCCAAGTTTTCAACTTCGGCCTACCATGACCTGAAGTTTGCAAATCAGTGAGGCTTTCAGCCTCAGGTACGGCATTACTTTTCTACACCCCTCCTACTTCCGCTTCTCCAGCAATTCTCTCACAGCCTGTTCAATGGTGGGCCAAACCGGCGAGACAGGAGACACCAAATCAAAGTGCCCTGCTTCCGGCAACAGCACCACTTTTGCCTTGTTTTTCTTAGAGGAGGAATGATTCACAAAGTTCTGCGCCTGGCTCACCGGCACAATTGGGTCACGGGCACCTTGCACCATTCTCACGGGCGTCTTCAAGGCCAAGGAAGGTGAAGGTGTGGTCTCGGCGTAGCGCTGAGGCACTGCTGCGGGCAAACCACCCATCAGCTTTTCCACGGCTGTATTGCAGCTTCCTTTCTCACTGCTATAGGTAGTTAGATCCGGGATTCCGGCCAGGGAAACCACGCCTTTCACTTTCAGCGGATTCTTATTGTAAAGTGGACTGTTGCGGGGCAAACTTTTCCTACCTGCAGCCCAAAGTGCCAAATGTCCGCCGGCGGAGTGGCCCATCACTACCACGTCTTTGCCGGATACCGGATATTGCTTGGCCAGTTCCCGCACGTAATCGGTGGCCTGGGCGATGTCCTGAAAAGTGCCGGGATAACCTCCGCCCTGATTTCCTACGCGCCGAAACTCAATATTCCAGGTCGCGAACCCGGCTTTGGTGAGCGCGGCACTCACGTGGTTCATGTATTGGTAGTTGTACTGCGAGAGCCAGCAGCCTCCGTGAATGACCACCACCACCGGAAAGGGTCCTTTTCCTTCAGGCACCCGCAGTTCCCCAAATTGCAACGAATCTGCTCCATAGGCAATGCGTTTTCCGGCAACAGGCGTGGGCAGTTGCATGAGGTCTTGCCACGTCACCAATTTGGCCGGCTGCGTCTGTCCGTGCACAGAACCGGTACAGGAGAAAAAACAAAAAAGCAGAAAAGACAGAAAGAACTTCATAGTGCGCGTAAACAAGGGTACTAACGTGGATGATCGGGCAACTGAATAGGTTGGAAAAATGAAGGTACGAGCCGCTTTTCATTTTGAACGACTATCTTGCCGATACTTTCTCTTTAGAGGAACGAAATGGGTGCCTGGAGTGGGTGAAAAGGCACGGAACAAGGGCAGACAGAATTCCGGCAACCGACAGAACCGCATGACAAAAAATAAGAAATGAAACGAGTAGTAGTAACGGGCATAGGTGCGTTAACGCCCATCGGGAATACAGTACCAGACTATTGGCAGTCTTTGATCAACGGCGTGAGCGGCGCAGCCCCCATCACCCGCTTTGATGCCTCCAAGTTCAAGACCCACTTCGCCTGCGAGCTGAAGAACTTCAATCCGCTGGACTTCATGCCGAAGAGCGAAGCCCGCAAAAACGATTTGTACACGCAGTACGCGCTCATCTCGGTGGCCGAAGCGGTGCAGATGGCCAACATCAACTTTGAAGAACTGAACCGTAACCGTATTGGTGTGATCTGGGGCACCGGTCACGGCGGGATTGTCACCTTCCAGGAGCAGTTGCTGGAGTTCGCCGCCGGAGATGGCACCCCTCGGTTCAACCCGTACTTCGTCCCTAAAATGATTGTGGACATTGCGGCGGGCGTGATTTCCATGAAGTACGGACTACGGGGCGTGAACTTCGCCACGGTATCGGCCTGTGCCAGCTCAAACACCGCCATTCTGGAAGCCTTCAACTACATTAAGTGGGGCAAAGCCGACATGATTATCACGGGCGGTTCTGAAGCTTCCATCAACGAGACGGGCATGGGCGGTTTCGGGGCGCTGAAGGCCTTGTCTACCCACAACGGTGATCCGGCCACCGCTTCCAGGCCGTTTGACATAAAACGGGACGGATTTGTGATGGGCGAAGGCGCTGGTGCCCTCATCCTGGAAAGCTATGACAGCGCCGTGCAGCGCAACGCGACCATCTTGGCCGAGGTAGTGGGCGGAGGCATGGCCGCTGATGCGTACCATCTCACCGGCACCCACCCAGAGGGCGAAGGAGCGTACCTGGGCATGATGGAAGCCTTGGCAGAAGCCAATATTTCTCCGGAAGACATTGATTACCTTAACTGCCACGCCACCTCTACGCCTATTGGAGACGCGAGCGAGGTAATTGCCGTGGAGCGGGTATTCGGGGCCAACACGCACCTGCACCTGAGCGCAACCAAATCCATGACGGGTCATTTGCTGGGAGCAGCTGGCGCCATTGAAGCCATTGCGTGCATCAAGGCCGTGCAGGAAAACATCATACCTCCTACTATCAACGTGACCGAGCCAGAACCAGAACTCAGCGCGAAGTTTGACTTAACCTTGGGCAAAGCGATTTCTAAAGAAGTGAACTACGCCATGAGCAATACCTTCGGGTTTGGGGGCCACATCGCTACAGCTATCTTCAAGAAGTTTACTGCGTAAGGCCAGCCTTGTTTCCTATACGTTTTCATGAAAAGAGCCCCGGAACATTTTGTTTCGGGGCTCTTTTCATGAAAACAGGTTCAACATAGCTTATTGCAGTTTCACTTCTTTCTGCCCTTCGTTTACGCCTTTCATAAACGCAATCAAGCCTTTCATATAGGTTTGCTGGTCATCATAGAAGGCCATGTGACTGCCTTTGGGGCAATATAGGTAAGAACCGTTTTGGACCTGAGTGGCCATCCATTCCATGTGCTTGGGATCCATGGTGTCAAACTCAGCTCCCACGGATAAAGTAGGTACGGCGAGGTTCTTCAGATCAGCTTTGCGGTTCCACTTCTCCAGTTTACCAGAGATCCCGAATTCGCTGGGGCCTTGCATGGTCACATAGAACGACTGGTTCATTTTAGCAAAAGACCGGTTCACAGGCTCAGGCCATTGGTTCAACGGCATGCGCAGGACGTGCTTTGCATAGAAGTGTGGCATGAGCAACTCCATGTACTTAGGGTTTTGGAAATCTTCACGGGCCTCAATGTCTCTCACCTGCGCCAGTACTTGTGGGTCCATCTGCTTGGCTAAGACTTCGTCGGCGTACTTGCCGTAGTCAATGGCGCTGGACATCATGTTGGAGATGATCAGGCCTTTCATGTTCTGCTGGTATTTCAAGGCGTACTCCAGCCCAAGAATGCCGCCCCAGGAATGACCTAGCAAATAGAAGTTCTCCGGCCCCAACTTCAATGCTTTGCGTACCTGTTCCACTTCTTCCACATAGCGGGACAGGTCCCACATGGCAGTGTCTTTAGGGTTGTCTGAATTGCCGCAGCCCAGTTGGTCATAGTAGATAAACTCAATACCTTCAGCGGGCAGGAAGTTCTCCATACATTCAAAGTATTCGTGCGTGGCACCGGGTCCGCCGTTGAGCAAGAGCAATTTCATTTTGGGGTTGTTGCCTACCCGCTTCGTCCAGACGTTGAAAGTGCCTTTCTCAGTTTGGATGGGCACCATCTTTACCCCGCCGTCTTGTACCCCTTGCTCGGTTTGGGCAAAGTAATCTCCTGTTGGAGCGGTTGCTGTTTCATCAGCTTCTCTTTTCCCGGAACAGGAAGCCAGAAAAATAGAAAGGAAAAGACAGGTGCCTTTTAGAAGAGGATGCATAGGTTGTCTGGTTGATGAAAGGAACAGGTTTGGTGCTTAGAGGTAATTAATGATGAAGACGCAATAGCGCCTTCATCATTGGTTTAAAGATAGTCTTCTACCTCACTATTTCAAATGGTGCTTATTCTGCCTAGTAGCAAATGGCTCACTTTGCTAGGGCTTCAAATAAAGTTGGCAGGAATGATAGTACTACCTGAACATTTATTTGTTAATGATTTACCCTTTGTTTATTTACCTAACCCATTGAATTACCTCTTTTGTTTGGGTTAACGGAGCTTTACCTCTAGAAAAAACCTGGCATGAAGGTTTAAGGCTCTTTTATAGTTTGAAGGGAACTGCTTACAAGTACATCAGGCAACCCTGCAATACATATTTGGCGCGTTACTTTTGATATAGTATTAAAAACATGGTTATTCTTATTTACCGATACGGCAACCCAGCACGGTATACAATGGCATAGCATAGCCTTTGCTCAAATTAAATGTCTGTCCCTTAAATTTGATTAGGATCAGCAACAGTAGGAATCATGCTTAGTATAAAAAAAACCAGCACCCCATTTACAGAAACCCACACCGCATCTTCCATCTCGTTGCCAGAAAAACTGGCTTTGGCTCAGACATTTGGATTGGTTGTACTAGGCATTGTGGCGTCTTACATTGATACAGCATGGTTTGAAGAGGTGTATACCGTAGAAGACGGGTTTGTGGAATGGCTTACGGTGTTACCCCTTGTGGTGGTGATCGCTTTCTGCCTTTCTAGAATTATAGGAAGAAAAGAACCTGGATCTGTCCGTTTTATGACCGGCACCATTCTCATAGTCTTGTTCTCTTTTTTTGTAGCCGGGGAAGAAATCAGCTGGGGACAACGCATTTTTCAGGTTCAAAGCACTGGTTTTTTCAAAGAGAACAATTCCCAGCAAGAGATGAACCTGCACAACATGGTGATCAATGGGGTAAAGGTGAATAAAGTTATTTTTTCACAAGCTCTCACCGTTGGAGCAGCTTTCTACCTGTTAGCCTTACCGCTTATTTACCGGAAGAGCAGAAATATAAAAGAACTGATTGATGGCTGGGCTGTTCCCGTTCCCCGTCTTTATCAGATTATTTCTTTTCTCCTGCTCTTCGGGGTAATTGGTCTCTGCCCTTCCGGAAAAAGAGCAGAACTTCTAGAAATGGGGGCCACTACTCTCTTTTGCTTGATTGTTCTATGTCCGTTCAACCCTATCCAAAGCGACAGAGAACTTTTAAATAACCCTAAACAGTCCTGAATCCATCGTTTACAAGCCATTTTTTTATAAAATACAATTCATCATACTAAATACCAGATTCAACACTCATAATATGATTATGGATTATAGAAACGCTTTTTCAGCAAATTCTAGCCTATTTTAAAACAAAATGCATAGAACTTAAATAAGCGGTAAGCTATAAATTAAAGAGTATCAGCAATCATTAAACATACTTAAATCCAAATCAGTCCTACTTATATTAAAGTTATAGACAGTTACTTACTTTCCTATTTACTCCTTCAGATACCCTCTATTATTGTATCGTTATTAAAAAGTAAAAGGATATGAACGCTACCGGGTTACATCTAAAGAGCACTTCTCCCATGCAACAGCAGGCAAGAATCAGTTTAGTGACTGCAAAGAAACCTGGCGTACAAACGTCCCAGAAACTCGCCATTATGTATGACAATCACCCTGCAACTTCGATCAGGAATGCAGCAGGGTTCAAAAGCAACCCCTTCTCTGATGGGTTTGTCCTAGATGGCTACTTTTTAGGAACCTTTGAATTTGATTCCCTTACCGGACACCCGGGCATAAGATACTAAGAATTTACCTCCTTGTTGGTTCACCCCAACAAGCCAACCCACATATCCCCCTAAGCCAAAAGGCCCGAGAACTTATGTTTTCGGGCTTTTTTTATAAATCAACTCAAAACTCTTTAACCTCTTATATCTAAACAAAAGAGCCCGGAAACTTACGCTTCCGGGCTCTTTTTATGAAATCAGCTTTAAAACAGACTTAGTTCATCAGCTTCTTGTAACGGATACGCTTCGGTTCCACGTCACCCAAGCGCTTCTTCTTAGCTTCCTCATAGTCTGAGAAGTTTCCTTCAAACCAAACTACCTGTGAGTCGCCCTCAAAGGCCAGGATGTGCGTAGCAATTCTATCTAAGAACCAGCGGTCGTGGGAGATGACTACGGCGCAACCGGCGAAGTTTTCCAGCGCGTCTTCCAGTGCCCGGATGGCATTCACGTCCAAGTCGTTGGTAGGCTCATCCAGTAGCAACAGGTTGGCACCTTGCTTCAAGGTCATGGCCAGGTGTACACGGTTACGCTCTCCCCCAGACAACACACCTACTTTCTTCTCCTGGTCACCACCAGAGAAGTTGAACTTGCTCACGTACGCCCGGGCATTCACCTGGCGGCCGGCCAACAACATGGTCTCGGTACCACCAGAGATGGTTTCAAACACAGATTTGTTCGGGTCCAAGCTTTCGTGCTGCTGGTCTACATAAGCGGTTTCTACCGTTGGCCCTACGTTGATGGTTCCTGCATCAGCGGCTTCACGGCCCGTGATAAGGCGGAACAAGGTAGACTTACCCGCACCGTTTGGTCCGATGATGCCCACGATACCGGCTGGTGGCAAATTGAACGTGAGGTCTTCAAACAACAACTTGTCGCCAAAAGCTTTGCTCAGCCCTTCAGCTTCAATCACCACGTTCCCCAAACGCGGACCGTCTGGGATGAAGAGCTCCAGCTTTTGTTCTTTCTCTTTGGCTTCCTCAGAGGCCATTTTCTCGTAGTTGCCTAAACGAGCTTTGGATTTGGCCTGGCGGGCTTTCGGGCTCATGCGGGCCCACTCCAACTCACGCTGCAGGGTCTTCTGGCGCTTGCTTTCGGTTTTCTCTTCTTTGGCCAAACGCTCGGCTTTCTGCTCCAGCCAGCTGGTGTAATTGCCTTTCCACGGAATACCTTCGCCGCGGTCCAGTTCCAGAATCCAGCCGGCTACTTTGTCCAGGAAGTATCTATCGTGGGTTACGGCAATCACGGTACCTTTGTACTGCTGCAAGTGTTGCTCCAGCCATAAAACAGACTCAGCGTCCAGGTGGTTGGTAGGCTCATCCAGTAACAAGACATCGGGCTCTTTCAGCAGTAGGCGGCAAAGGGCTACGCGGCGTTTCTCACCACCAGACAGGTTGCCGATGACGGCTTCGCCCGGCGGGGTGCGCAGGGCGTCCATGGCGCGCTCCAGTTTGCTGTCCAGGTCCCAGGCACCCAGGTGATCCAGGCGTTCCTGCACTTCGCCCTGGCGGGCCATCAGTTTGTCAAAGTCAGCGTTTTCATCTGCGAAGGCTTCGTTGATCTCGTCGTACTCTTTTAAAAGAGCCACGGTCTCGGCTACGCCTTCCTGCACAATTTCCATTACGGTTTTATCAGGGTCCAGCTGCGGCTCCTGCTCCAGGTACCCCACAGAGTACCCCGGCGAGAAAGCTACTTCGCCCTGGAACTGCTTGTCTACGCCGGCAATCACTTTCAAAAGCGATGATTTACCCGAGCCGTTCAGACCCAACACGCCAATTTTGGCGCCGTAGAAAAAGGAGAGGTAAATGTTTTTGAGAACTTGTTTCTGCGGCGGGTAAATTTTGCTTACCCCCGCCATGGAGAAGATGATGGTTTCGTTGCTCATGAATATAGTATAGATTCTGTGAGAGTATTGGCGCGAAAACGTTTTGGAAGCGTTTACGGCAAAACGGCTCCAAAACGAAACAGATAACCTTGTTTACAAAAATCAGTATGCAAACAGACGTCAAGTTGCGTGTATTCTCTGCCAACGGGTACAAATATCGTAAATTTTGGCGGGGCCGGGTTATGATAATTGGCGTTTATTCATAAACTTGTACCAAAATAGACTTTAAATTTTTCAGTTAATTATCCAGTAGATGGAAACCAAAGATTTGTCTGAGGAGGCCCATAAGTACGGCTACATTAAGGGAAACCAGGTGTGGTTGAAGCCATTTATGCACTTTCCGGCTCGCCAGGTTGGCGATGTAAAGGAGGTCCCCGAGGAATCATTGCAGTACTTCGCAAACCGTTTTGAAAACTTCAGACAAAAGGTTGAAAGCCTCCTGGAGAAGATAGAAACCTCTGAGAACAAGGGTTCTTTCTTAATGAAGGTGTTGCACCTAAAGG is part of the Rufibacter tibetensis genome and harbors:
- the ettA gene encoding energy-dependent translational throttle protein EttA encodes the protein MSNETIIFSMAGVSKIYPPQKQVLKNIYLSFFYGAKIGVLGLNGSGKSSLLKVIAGVDKQFQGEVAFSPGYSVGYLEQEPQLDPDKTVMEIVQEGVAETVALLKEYDEINEAFADENADFDKLMARQGEVQERLDHLGAWDLDSKLERAMDALRTPPGEAVIGNLSGGEKRRVALCRLLLKEPDVLLLDEPTNHLDAESVLWLEQHLQQYKGTVIAVTHDRYFLDKVAGWILELDRGEGIPWKGNYTSWLEQKAERLAKEEKTESKRQKTLQRELEWARMSPKARQAKSKARLGNYEKMASEEAKEKEQKLELFIPDGPRLGNVVIEAEGLSKAFGDKLLFEDLTFNLPPAGIVGIIGPNGAGKSTLFRLITGREAADAGTINVGPTVETAYVDQQHESLDPNKSVFETISGGTETMLLAGRQVNARAYVSKFNFSGGDQEKKVGVLSGGERNRVHLAMTLKQGANLLLLDEPTNDLDVNAIRALEDALENFAGCAVVISHDRWFLDRIATHILAFEGDSQVVWFEGNFSDYEEAKKKRLGDVEPKRIRYKKLMN
- a CDS encoding YceI family protein encodes the protein MKKSLSLKTAGLALVAGLAFASCNQAPKEGDKATITDEKATADATGQTFVVDTAASEVQFTGNGVGKNHPGTFKLTSGTVAVANEQITGGEFTINIKSLTLEEQGEMFETKLKPHLLSGDFFDAEKFGTAKFEITKVEPYQSDGKDTSLVAGANFSVSGNFTLKGVTKNITFPARIELDDNALEAEANFNIDRRQWQMNYGNDKTLGDKFISETVNIELDLEAKRQGGAATASAQ
- the fabF gene encoding beta-ketoacyl-ACP synthase II; amino-acid sequence: MKRVVVTGIGALTPIGNTVPDYWQSLINGVSGAAPITRFDASKFKTHFACELKNFNPLDFMPKSEARKNDLYTQYALISVAEAVQMANINFEELNRNRIGVIWGTGHGGIVTFQEQLLEFAAGDGTPRFNPYFVPKMIVDIAAGVISMKYGLRGVNFATVSACASSNTAILEAFNYIKWGKADMIITGGSEASINETGMGGFGALKALSTHNGDPATASRPFDIKRDGFVMGEGAGALILESYDSAVQRNATILAEVVGGGMAADAYHLTGTHPEGEGAYLGMMEALAEANISPEDIDYLNCHATSTPIGDASEVIAVERVFGANTHLHLSATKSMTGHLLGAAGAIEAIACIKAVQENIIPPTINVTEPEPELSAKFDLTLGKAISKEVNYAMSNTFGFGGHIATAIFKKFTA
- a CDS encoding alpha/beta hydrolase family protein; translation: MKFFLSFLLFCFFSCTGSVHGQTQPAKLVTWQDLMQLPTPVAGKRIAYGADSLQFGELRVPEGKGPFPVVVVIHGGCWLSQYNYQYMNHVSAALTKAGFATWNIEFRRVGNQGGGYPGTFQDIAQATDYVRELAKQYPVSGKDVVVMGHSAGGHLALWAAGRKSLPRNSPLYNKNPLKVKGVVSLAGIPDLTTYSSEKGSCNTAVEKLMGGLPAAVPQRYAETTPSPSLALKTPVRMVQGARDPIVPVSQAQNFVNHSSSKKNKAKVVLLPEAGHFDLVSPVSPVWPTIEQAVRELLEKRK
- a CDS encoding proline iminopeptidase-family hydrolase — its product is MHPLLKGTCLFLSIFLASCSGKREADETATAPTGDYFAQTEQGVQDGGVKMVPIQTEKGTFNVWTKRVGNNPKMKLLLLNGGPGATHEYFECMENFLPAEGIEFIYYDQLGCGNSDNPKDTAMWDLSRYVEEVEQVRKALKLGPENFYLLGHSWGGILGLEYALKYQQNMKGLIISNMMSSAIDYGKYADEVLAKQMDPQVLAQVRDIEAREDFQNPKYMELLMPHFYAKHVLRMPLNQWPEPVNRSFAKMNQSFYVTMQGPSEFGISGKLEKWNRKADLKNLAVPTLSVGAEFDTMDPKHMEWMATQVQNGSYLYCPKGSHMAFYDDQQTYMKGLIAFMKGVNEGQKEVKLQ